The DNA segment ATTCAAAGCTGATTGAGGACAAAGACCGAAATGTCCGAAAAGAGGCGTACAAGGCTTATTACAAGCCTTATCTCCAATATGCGAATGTGATCGCCTCTACTTTATCAGCCAATATTAAGAACAATGTCGTAAGGACGAAAATCCGTAACTACCCATCTGCCCTTGAAAAGGCGCTATTCGCTGATAAGGTACCGGTTGAGGTATACGAGAACTTAATTGCGACGACACGAAAGAATCTCGATGCCAAGCATCGCTATAATGAGATTCGAAAGGATATTCTTGCGCTTGAGGAGCTGAAGCCATATGATTTGAGCGTGGATTTAGTGGAGGGCGTGAAGCAGGATATCACTTACCATCAAGCCTACGAAACGATGCTAAAGGCACTCCACCCGCTTGGTGAGGAGTATTTAAGCATCCTCAGCAGCTTCCGTGACAAACGGTATGTCGATGTGCGGGAAACACCAGGGAAGCGCTCCGGAGCGTATAATCTCGGGGTCTATGGTGTTCATCCATTCGTTCTATTGAACCATCATGATGATATTGACAGCCAGTTCACGCTTGTTCATGAAATGGGGCATGCGATGCATAGCTATTATTCCTCTAAGCATCAGCCGCGGATCACAGCAGGGTATTCCATCTTTGTGGCAGAGGTCGCCTCAACGGTCAATGAGGTGCTTCTGATCCATTACTTGCTGAAAGAAACGACAGACCCTAAGAAAAGAAAATACTTATTGAATTACTTTATAGACCAGTTCAATGGAACATTCTTTACGCAGGTTATGTTCAGTGAATTCGAGAAAATCACGCATGAGATGGCTGAGGAAGGCCAGCCGCTGAATAAGGAATCCTTCAATCAAATCTACGGGGAATTATCGAATGCCTATAGCGGGGATGTCGTAGAAGCGGAGGAAGAAACCGTCTATGGATGGTCACGGATCCCGCATTTCTACCGTCCATTCTATGTGTATAAATATGCGACAGGCTTTGCCTCTGCGATTCATCTCGCAGGCGAATTGCTGAAGGGCAATAAAAAAGTTCAAGCATCTTATCTGGAATTCTTGAAGAGCGGCAGCTCCGAATATCCACTTGATCTGCTCAAAAAAGCGGGCGTAGATTTAACCTCTCCTGAACCAATTGATAACGCGATGAAGCAATATCGTGAGTTGATTGAGGAATTTGCTTCGTTATAAGTAAGAAATGAGTGAAATGCGCGGGAAAGCTGCTTTCGCCAGCTCGCCTTTTAGCA comes from the Pradoshia eiseniae genome and includes:
- the pepF gene encoding oligoendopeptidase F, whose product is MKQYKDRSEVADHEKWDLTDLYTSTEEWEKDFQAVENHVGELAAYNGAIHNGKDLLNYLTKNEETDTIFTNIYVYAMLLGDLDTRESLAQNLMAKARTLSVKLSEAGAFFMPYLLSLDEGTLRSYIEENEGLNYFEKDLWDAFRYKDHTLNQEQEELLSKLGETFSAPNNTFQMFNNADIQFGEVSDGNGGTVELTRGMYSKLIEDKDRNVRKEAYKAYYKPYLQYANVIASTLSANIKNNVVRTKIRNYPSALEKALFADKVPVEVYENLIATTRKNLDAKHRYNEIRKDILALEELKPYDLSVDLVEGVKQDITYHQAYETMLKALHPLGEEYLSILSSFRDKRYVDVRETPGKRSGAYNLGVYGVHPFVLLNHHDDIDSQFTLVHEMGHAMHSYYSSKHQPRITAGYSIFVAEVASTVNEVLLIHYLLKETTDPKKRKYLLNYFIDQFNGTFFTQVMFSEFEKITHEMAEEGQPLNKESFNQIYGELSNAYSGDVVEAEEETVYGWSRIPHFYRPFYVYKYATGFASAIHLAGELLKGNKKVQASYLEFLKSGSSEYPLDLLKKAGVDLTSPEPIDNAMKQYRELIEEFASL